A DNA window from Paramormyrops kingsleyae isolate MSU_618 chromosome 10, PKINGS_0.4, whole genome shotgun sequence contains the following coding sequences:
- the LOC111835085 gene encoding retina and anterior neural fold homeobox protein 2-like, whose protein sequence is MQTDRVARESQAAPELNEGKALPLSSHFIDCILGKGRENGTETDQEQVTGVRSSNKAARPSSMVCRHTDAGAFIKSPQKWSSAKEGATPPGGDLSPPAGTPQKRKQRRYRTAFTNLQLQELERAFSKSHYPDVFSREEIALRLDLTEARVQVWFQNRRAKWRKREKAGALSSVAGLAAPGALGLSPDIPVSQRHLLDVSWRPVGGSTLRPAQPTLVSPASLGGLSLGAYAWASLFQHSLLHPDFHRFLTMVNHPSSLTVASGEGFGLSGGERRTSSAAELSLEASEHHTMVQQLDT, encoded by the exons ATGCAGACGGACAGGGTCGCTAGAGAGAGCCAGGCGGCCCCAGAGCTGAATGAGGGAAAGGCGTTGCCACTATCGTCCCATTTCATCGACTGTATTTTGGGCAAAGGGAGGGAAAACGGAACCGAGACGGACCAAGAACAAG TGACGGGGGTCCGTTCCTCCAACAAAGCGGCGCGTCCATCCAGCATGGTCTGCCGCCATACGGATGCTGGTGCCTTCATCAAATCCCCCCAGAAGTGGAGTTCCGCAAAGGAGGGTGCGACACCCCCGGGGGGGGACCTCTCTCCCCCGGCCGGGACTCCCCAGAAGCGCAAGCAGCGTCGCTACCGAACCGCGTTTACAAACCTGCAGTTACAGGAGCTTGAACGGGCTTTCAGCAAATCTCATTATCCGGACGTATTTTCCAG AGAAGAAATAGCGCTCCGTCTTGATCTAACGGAGGCCAGAGTTCAG GTTTGGTTCCAGAACCGTCGGGCCAAGTGGCGGAAGCGTGAGAAAGCTGGAGCACTGAGCTCCGTAGCGGGGCTTGCCGCGCCTGGCGCGCTCGGGCTCAGCCCGGACATCCCGGTGAgccagcgccacctgctggatgTCAGCTGGAGGCCAGTTGGTGGGTCCACCCTGAGGCCAGCGCAGCCTACGCTCGTGAGCCCTGCCTCACTGGGGGGGCTCAGCTTGGGGGCCTATGCCTGGGCCTCACTGTTCCAACACTCACTGCTCCACCCAGACTTTCACAG ATTCCTGACCATGGTGAACCACCCAAGCAGCCTGACGGTGGCGTCTGGTGAAGGCTTTGGCCTGTCGGGCGGCGAGAGGAGGACGTCCAGCGCAGCTGAGCTGAGCCTTGAGGCCAGTGAGCATCACACCATGGTCCAACAGCTGGACACGTAA